From the Exiguobacterium marinum DSM 16307 genome, the window CGTGGCGATTTTCCAACCGCATACGTACACGCGCTTAAAATCATTCATGGATGATTTTGCAACGGCATTGGCTGAAGCAGATACAGTATATCTTTGTGATATTTTCGGTTCAGCACGTGAACAAGAAGGAACCGTCACAATCGAGGACCTTCAGTCACGAATCGAGGGTGCACATATTTTAAAGCGTGGCGGTACGAGCGTCTTACGTGATCATAATGAAGCAGTGCTACTATTCATGGGTGCGGGCGACATTCAAACGTATCAACGTGAATATGAAGAAGTTGTGAAACTTGAAGCATGAGATTGAGGGGGAGACGAATGTTTCTCCTTTTTTTATGTTTAGCTATTCAAAATCTCGGTAATAGTAGTATCGATTGAATTTTGCAAAGGAGATGTTTTGAATGGCTAGTCAAGGTGCACTCAATACGTTAAACAAAGAAGTGGCGAACTATGGGCTGTTATTTGTGAAGCTCCATAATTATCATTGGTATATCAATGGTCCTCACTTCTTTACGTATCATGAGAAACTAGAAGAGCTCTACAACCTAGTGGCAGAGCTTTACGATGACGTAGCAGAGCGACTTCTCATGAACGACGGGGAACCGTTTGCGACGATGAAAGAGTATTTAGAACACTCAACGCTAAAAGAGGGCGATCGTCACGCTGAAACAGAACAGATGATCAAAGACATCATCAACGACTTCAAACAAATCCGTCAAGAGATGCAGGATTCGATGGAGAAATTTGAAGATGGAGATGAAGCGATTGAAGATACATTCGTTTCTCATATCGAACGACTCGAAAAAGAGATTTGGATGATGTCTGCCGCACTCGGCAAAAAAACGAAGCTGTAACATAAAAATGGTGCGCCTACGTTAGGCACACCATTTTTTTATTTTAAGTTTTCTGGATTCAGTGGAAGTAAAGCATCGATGACGAAGCGACCGTCTTTCCGAATGAGTTGATCGTCGAACCAAATTTCACCGCCGCCATAATCTGGGCGCTGGATGTTGACAAGGTCCCAGTGGAC encodes:
- a CDS encoding Dps family protein, producing MASQGALNTLNKEVANYGLLFVKLHNYHWYINGPHFFTYHEKLEELYNLVAELYDDVAERLLMNDGEPFATMKEYLEHSTLKEGDRHAETEQMIKDIINDFKQIRQEMQDSMEKFEDGDEAIEDTFVSHIERLEKEIWMMSAALGKKTKL